From Alloacidobacterium dinghuense:
GGGGATGGAATGCTGCCGGGGTCGAGCTTAATGTAATTGCACACGAAGAGATCGAGATGGCTGTCGCGGTCGTAGTCTAGGAAAGTGCAGCCGGCACCCCAACGGATCTGATCCTGAGAGAGGCCGGCTCTATGAGTCACATCGGTGAACGTTCCGTCGCCATTGTTGTGGAAAAGAGCGGTGTGTCCCCAGAAGCAACAGAAAAGATCATCCCATCCGTCGTTGTCGTAATCGCCCACGCACACGCCAGTCTGCCAACCAGTACGTCCGAGTCCCGATTTCTGAGTCACGTCGGTAAAGGTCCCGTCGCGGTTATTTTTATAGAGATGAGATGTCGGCGCCTTTCCTGGCGGCCAGTTTGCATCAAGTCGGTCTCCATTTGTGAGATAGATATCGAGCCACCCGTCATTGTCGAAGTCGAAGAAAGCCAAACCACTCCCTTTCGCTTCAATGATGGAGCGCTTGTGATCGATGCCGCCCCATACGTTGGGAGTGGTGAGCCCGGCTTGTTGTGCAACGTCGACATATTGAACGGGGAACGAGGAACTCGTCGTCGCAGCCTGAACGAGGGATGGATTTCTCCATTTCCAGAGTGGAGTTGTTAGAATATCGAGCAGCGTGCCGCCGAGCAGGAAGAAAGATGAACCGAGAAATCGTCGCCGGGGAAAATTCATAGATATCGCTTGAGATTATAGAGAGCCAATTTTTGCGAGATTCGATGATGGTCTGAAAGTTGCGCTGTTCTCATCGATTTGTAAATTTCGGGAATGGATGCGGAACAATTCCTGCGCCTTCTTTGACGGCAATGATTGTGTCGATTGGCACATTGGTCAGCTTGTCGATGTGGCCGCTGGGCCAGGTAATGACGAGAGATTCAATCTTGGAGCGCCTACCCAGGCCGAAATGTATGCGCGGATCGCTGGCCGACATGTAACTCATTCCGCCCTTAGACTGCTCCATGTGAGTCACCCCTTCCGAGGTTAGCTTTAGAACAGAGCCGATGCCATCACGATTGGATTTTGTTCCAATCAACAAAACTTCCAACCAGTGATTGGCGTTGCCTCCATCGTTGCGTAGCAATTCCGGAGCCTCGCCACGTGCGTTAACTGCGATGTCGATGTCTCCGTCGTTGTCGTAGTCCGCAGTAGCGAGGCCGCGTCCTGCTACAGGACGGATGAAGTCGGCGCCTAACATGTCTGAAGTCTTTTCAAAGCGGCCTTTGCCAGTATTGCGGAACATCAACAGCGGTTCTTTGTAAGAGACTTCGCTGTGATACAGGCTCACATTGTCGAGCATGGCTCCGTTCAATTGCAAAATGTCGGGCCAGCCGTCGTTATCGTAGTCGATGAATTTGGCTGCTACGCCGCTCAGTAGTACTGCCTTCTGGCCAATTCCGCAGTTATAAGTGTCATCGGTGAAGGTGCCGTCTCCGTTATTGTGATAGAGCCGATTCAACTCAAGATCAAGGTGGGTGATATATACATCGAGCCAGCCATCGCCGTCCACGTCCGCCGCATCGATGCCCATCCCGGCTTCATACCGTCCGTCTTCACTTACCGCTATTCCTGAGAGTAGGGAGACATCTTTGAAGGTTCCATCATGATTATTCAGGAAGAGAAAATTTGGCCAAGTGTCATTGGCAACGGCGATGTCGGGCCAGCCGTCGTTGTTGAAATCTGCGAGAACCACTCCCATACCTTTTGATTCCGGAATGCCTACTCCGGATTTGTCACTGACGTCTGTAAAGGTGCCGTCGTGGTTATTGTGATAGAGCTTGGTCTTTTGCCCCTTATAGTTATTAGGATTGCAGTAGGAGCGGTAGCCGGGGCCACGCTCACCGCACCAAAGATTGTTTTTCGGGTTCCACTCAATGTAGTTGGTGACGACGAGATCTAAATATCCGTCTTTGTCATAGTCAAACCATCCTGCGCTTGTTGACCAACCACCTTCATCAGCGACTCCCGCTCTGGCTGTGACATCGGTGAATGTGCCGTTTCCATTGTTGTGATACAGAATGGCTCGACCATACCCGGTTATGTAGAGGTCGGGGTACCCATC
This genomic window contains:
- a CDS encoding CRTAC1 family protein encodes the protein MAVLLLALPWASISGQTSAPSSTKTQEAPIPVHFTDVRKAAGITFVQDSTQSDQKYYLETMGTGLGWIDYDQDGLMDLYFVQSAPTDIYKPSHPLRSALYRNNGDGTFTDVTEKAGVGGEGHYGQGVAVGDFDNDGYPDLYITGYGRAILYHNNGNGTFTDVTARAGVADEGGWSTSAGWFDYDKDGYLDLVVTNYIEWNPKNNLWCGERGPGYRSYCNPNNYKGQKTKLYHNNHDGTFTDVSDKSGVGIPESKGMGVVLADFNNDGWPDIAVANDTWPNFLFLNNHDGTFKDVSLLSGIAVSEDGRYEAGMGIDAADVDGDGWLDVYITHLDLELNRLYHNNGDGTFTDDTYNCGIGQKAVLLSGVAAKFIDYDNDGWPDILQLNGAMLDNVSLYHSEVSYKEPLLMFRNTGKGRFEKTSDMLGADFIRPVAGRGLATADYDNDGDIDIAVNARGEAPELLRNDGGNANHWLEVLLIGTKSNRDGIGSVLKLTSEGVTHMEQSKGGMSYMSASDPRIHFGLGRRSKIESLVITWPSGHIDKLTNVPIDTIIAVKEGAGIVPHPFPKFTNR